The Desulforegula conservatrix Mb1Pa DNA segment GGATCAAGTTTTACAAGATTATCACAGAAAAAACGGCTCGCGACCTCACCTGCATCATGACCGCCGAGGCCATCGCAAATAGCGGCTATAAAAGAGTCCGAAACAATTTTTTTAGATCCCTGCCCCTGATCTACCTGTTTGACTATGTCCTCGAACATCACGCAATCTTCCTGGGTATCCCTGGGACCTATATCCATAAACCAGAACAGGCGAGCTTCCATGGTCGTTTTCCTTTAAAGAGGTATATAGCACTAATTGTCGATTCTAAGTCCATGAAGATATTTAAAGCAAATCAAAAATTAAAAGATAGTGTGCGACTGTCTATATTTTTAAGGCTGTGTTCCACTTAGATGTTGAAAAGCTAAATAATAAACTTTTTTGTAATTCTTGACCTTGGAGAACTTTTTGTAAAAACGTTCTTAAGCCCCCTCAAAAACTTTATATTCTTATTATTACAAGAAGCAAATATCCGAAAGTTGTGTATGCGCTGTTTTTAGATGAAAGTTTTTGCGGAGCTTTTTTTAAAAAGCGACCCGCCGGAGGCCCTCGCCCCATCAGTTGTATGATGGATCGATGCCTAATTACGAGCAAAGGACGCTCTAATCCCCTATGATTTGGCCTTTTTAAACGACAATTTAACCATACAAGGCCATGCTTTATTCAAAATATTATTTGGTTATCCGATTGCAGTCATCCAGACCCAGGCCTATCCAGTTGAAAAACGGGAGCCGTAATCCAGAAATAGTTGGAAATACAAAGATGCCGGATCAACTCCGGCATGACGATGAGGTCTTTTTTAAGCTTTTTGCGACTCCGTCAAAAAAAGCCTCAAGAGGCTGGAGATACGGGAGCATAAGGGTTGAACCAGGCAACCATACTTAAACAGGTGATCCTCTCTCATGTTCTCTGGAAAAGGAGCTGTTTAAAAAGACTTCACGCTTAGCTATACGCAGAATATTAAGATCACTCAAAAAAAAAGCCCTGTAGCTTAGCCACAGGACCTTTATATTATTATCAGGACTAAAAAATTAAAGAACTCTTACATTAACAGCTGCCGGACCTTTTTTTCCCTGCTCTATTTCGAATGAAACCTTATCGCCTTCATTCAGGGCCTTGTACCCGTTTCCGCTGATTCCAGAATAGTGTACAAATACATCAGGGCCATTTTCCTGGGCAATAAAGCCGTATCCCTTGCTATTGTTAAACCATTTTACAATACCATTTGTCATTGGTGCCTCCAAGAAAACCTTGCTTTAATTGTTACATGACTACTTGATCCAACTACAGGCGACATCACATGACAAATGGACTCACCTTCAGCTTGGAGCAATATAACTGTATATACATACAGTTATTTATACTTAGTTTATTTCTCTCATGTTTTACTTTCAAATTCAACATAAAATTCCAATAAATCCAAAATTCGGAGCGTAATTACTCTTAATATCATAAAAAGTCATA contains these protein-coding regions:
- a CDS encoding cold-shock protein, which encodes MTNGIVKWFNNSKGYGFIAQENGPDVFVHYSGISGNGYKALNEGDKVSFEIEQGKKGPAAVNVRVL